The Argopecten irradians isolate NY chromosome 6, Ai_NY, whole genome shotgun sequence genome has a window encoding:
- the LOC138324863 gene encoding R3H domain-containing protein 4-like has product MGVLRDETNIFSYESSGDDLERLENDVREEILTQNLKRQRKSVGKKFQLNKLQLDNVHQGSSKKTGVKKSRRGENMKYLLNLTEKDDDIELSMEVGEPSMSVFAELFMEHEKMKAWKDFMNSSEEEQGRILQQGSTNTKNNKDKHKEKDNDELDSWEEIPDNRAVHPAYTAEECYQRLDRNIRMFLKRRNIPVGILKNLEQDLISFFSDWPGSVYISKLTSSFERMLLHAICQYLNLSSTSFDDGNCRQTHVENKLSSFSPPSVLLSAYLQKSALS; this is encoded by the exons ATGGGAGTATTGCGTGACGAAacgaatatattttcatatgaaaGTTCTGGTGACGATCTAGA aAGACTGGAAAATGATGTCAGAGAAGAAATCTTGACACAGAATTTGAAGCGTCAAAGAAAATCTGTCGGcaaaaaatttcaattaaataaacTACAACTGGACAATGTCCATCAAGGGTCTAGTAAGAAGACAGGGGTCAAGAAGTCAAGGAGGGGTGAAAACA tgAAGTATCTGTTGAATTTGACGGAAAAGGATGACGACATAGAGCTCAGTATGGAGGTTGGTGAACCTAGCATGTCTGTCTTTGCCGAACTCTTCATGGAGCATGAGAAAATGAAG GCGTGGAAAGATTTCATGAATAGCTCAGAGGAAGAGCAGGGCAGAATTCTGCAGCAGGGGAgtacaaatacaaaaaacaacaaagacAAACACAAAGAAAAGGACAATGATGAACTAGATAGTTGGGAGGAAATACCAGATAATAGGGCTG TTCATCCAGCCTATACTGCTGAAGAGTGCTATCAGAGACTTGACAGGAACATCAGAATGTTTCTTAAACGACGCAACATTCCTGTT GGAATACTCAAGAACTTGGAGCAGGACTTGATCTCGTTCTTCAGTGATTGGCCTGGGTCAGTTTATATATCCAAGCTTACATCCAGTTTCGAGAGAATGCTTCTCCATGCCATCTGCCAGTACCTCAATCTCTCCTCTACAA gTTTTGACGACGGTAATTGTCGACAGACCCACGTGGAGAACAAATTATCATCATTCTCGCCTCCGTCGGTCCTCCTAAGTGCCTACCTACAGAAGTCTGCCTTGTCATGA